Below is a window of Maylandia zebra isolate NMK-2024a linkage group LG19, Mzebra_GT3a, whole genome shotgun sequence DNA.
GGTGGAAAAAGGATAAACTGCATGTATCATTTCAAATTCTCAAAGACTGCTGGCATCGCTACCAGAACACTGTTAAAGAGGCAAAAAGGgaatattttgcaaatattatttcttccaaCTGTCATAACCCACGTGTGTTATTTAGGACCATTGACACTGTTCTTAATACTCCATTGAATGTCTGTTTGGAAGTTTCTCCTGAGATTTGAACTGATTTTCTGAACGTTTTTATTTAAGGTCATCACCAGCAGGGctcttatcacagctcctgaCTCTGACCCCTCAGTCTCTGTCCCTTACGCTGTTGTTTTCACTCAGTTTGAGCTTGTGACGCTCTCCACTTTAGAGGATGTGGTTCGCCATATTAAGCCCACAGGTTCCACTCGGGATCCTGTCCCTCCACAAttctttaaagaaatttttCCTAGTATAGGACAGTATGTCCTTGACATTATTAAAAGCAGTCTGTCTTCTGGTGTGGTTCCTGCAAATTTCAAACATGCAGTAGTGCAGCCACTGCTTAAGAAACCTGGCCTTGATCACACAGTTTTAGCGAACTATAGGCCTATTTCCAAGCTGCCTTTAGTCTCcaaggttttagagaaaattgttTTTAGTCAACTGAAAGATTTTCTAGATGAAAATGGAATCTTTGAGgtttttcagtcaggttttaaaACCCTTCATAGCACAGAATCTGCATTATTAAGGGTTTTTAATAACATCCTTCTGGCATGTGATTCTGGTAACCATGTTGTTCTGGTCTTGCTTGACCTAActgctgccactgacacagtagaccacaatattttaatttctcAATTAAATGATGTAGTGGGTATTGGTGGCACTGGACTTAATTGGTTTAGGTCTTATCTGTCAGATTGgtgcagggatagctcagtaggtagagtggttgccccatgatcggaaggtcgggggttcgactccactgaacagctaccctgaggcacccgagcaaggtaccgtccctacacactgctccccgggctccccctgcattggtggctgcccactgcttcactgggtgaatgggttaaatgcagaggagtaATTTCCCTACGgggactaacacatacacattattattattattattgtggctcaagagttggaagTTCGTCATGTAATTGGacggttgccagttcgagccccggctcggggCACTTCACCCaatgcctactggtggtggtcagagggcccggtggcgccagtgttcggcagcctcgcctccgtctgtggctacaatgtagctgccatcaccagtgtgtgaatgggtggatgactgattGTGTTCtcagggactagaaaagcgctatacaaatacaggcgaTTGTCAGATAGaactttctctgtcagccttctcgGTTCCGAATCATCTTCTGCTCCTcgtcccacagggctcaatttAGGGCCACTGCTCTTTTTACTGTATCTACTGCCTCTGGGTTCTATCCTTAGAAGGCATGGGAtctcatttcattgttatgccgatgactgaCAAATTTATTTGCCACTAAAGCACAAGGATGGTatctccataaaacctctcttgacatgtctagatgacattaaagcttggttggctcTAAACTTTGTAAattttaacaaaaagaaaacagaagtgttggtgtttggacccagtggtccctgtgagtcctcctctgttgttttaggatccctggaagtctattttaaacctgttgttactgaccttggttttaagttggacagtgattttaaattggacaaccaaatcagagcagtgaaatccagtttttatcatttcaggcgACTGGCAAGAGTAAAATCTTGTCTTTCGAGGCAGCACCTTGACacagtgatccatgcttttatttcttcccgcctggactgtaactcactttatgtgggggtcagtcagtcgttgctctcacgtctgcagttggttcaaaatgcggctgcacgactcctaacaggaactcgaaaaagagagcatataacccccgtgctagcctctctgcactggctgcctgtgtcttttagagttcgttttaaaattctcatgtttgtttttaaatgccttcacagtcttgccccgccttacctctctgagcttcttcatccccacataccctgtcggtctctcaggtcagctgaccagctgctcctggaggtaccgagatccaggaggaagctcagagggggcggggccttCTCTATCGTGGCTCCtaaattatggaataatttgcccatgcacgttagagaggccccttcactgtccacttttaaattgcgtcttaaaacccacttttattccttggcttttaacctcagtgagactcagtttctcttttaattgaagtagttatttaattaatgatttcactcttcatttatttggtttttatttatatttcatgtaattttattttacagttccaatgtacagaactttgtgtcagctgtggttgttttaaagtgctttataaataaagttgatgatgatgatgaaacatgGTTTACTAGGGTTTGTAACTAATTGACTTTGCAGAGAGTTGAAGGCCAGCATCCCAATGCAAAACACATAGAAGGATGCATCTTCTATAGTTATTACATGTTATTACAGGCAGCCAAGTTTCCTTTCGCAGTAAGTGATGGGACACAGTTACACTGTCAGCCAGTATACTCCTGTCATGATTATTTCTGTGGCTAATGATAATAGGAGTATTAGGAGCAGTAAAGAGTCGTCATATTACCAGTTATAGCTGCAACCACAGCCAGACAACAACTGTGCTCATGACATAAAGGGTGGACACGCTGAGAGAGAGCGATAGAGACAGTGAGAGGTACAGAAAACAAAGTGAAGACAAAGTGAAACCACCTTATGCATGTTATGATTTAAAGAATATGTGATAGTTTACATATCTAAGACTGTATGCCTTATTAGACATTTTAGCTCATGGATTCTGGTGCTTTTTCACAAATCCATTTCCTTCTGACTCCACATCTAACATCATTCCAAGCTTTGAAGAAGTTTACTCTGGGATACACGGCTGCACAGTCTTCATCATTGAGATTGTTCGGCTCTCCATCGTTCCAGTACCTGAAGTAAAAGACACTTTACTTTACAGAGCTAACATTTTCTTTCAATCCATCCACTTTTTCATCTTCCCTCTCAGCCACATATATTATTGAGGAGAAGTTCATTTTTTGTAAGTGGCAGTTTCACTGTGTGTAGCATACTGAACTCTTACCCTTGAACAAGAAATCTTCCATCCAACCATTTCCAAGTCCCTTCCTCCTTGGAATCACTCAGTCCGATCCAGAAGTCTGTCGAGAGCTGGGAGGCATCTTGATGATTTATTAGGAAATTTACTGTTGAgttctaacaaaaaaaaaagattaaaattaattttaaaaaatcaatatGAATGGTCTCCACAGAAATACTAACAAACCTCTTTGTCTTGGCTGTCTATGATTATAAGatctcctccctgcagctgaCAGAAATCTCTGGATTCCTtccatgttttcatttcatttgatttcaaggagaagtagtAACATACAGAGTTCATTAAAATCCATCCCACAGGACAGCGTTTGCAGCCATCGCCTGTTTCCAAAAGATAATGCCACTATTATAGAAAATTATGaaacaaatcatttttattatatacagaaataataaaacaggttttacTATGCATTGACAAGCGTGATCTTGAAGTTTCAATTTCCTTTGTGATTTTTTCCATCTGACTTTTATAGTCATTGCTTCGTTTTGTCTGGTGTTCAAGCTCCCAGTTGGTTTGTGTCTGACGGCTCATCTCACTGTCCAGCTGCTTGCTGGCATCCTTCATGGTTTCCACTGCAGTCTTGTAAGTGTCCTGGAGGTTGATGAGCTCTTTGCTGATGCGTTCGGTATCATCGAGGGTGAGGTGAGAATCTGTGAGTTTGTTATCTGCAAGATAACAAGACAGTGTTACTACACAATAGGGTTAGttctttttactgtttttcttattCGTAAATAACATTATTTACTGACACTGACAAACAACAATCATATTTTAGTACATAGTACAAATAATTTTagccattttttatttattaacatttttttgtttttgttctggaTTGTTAACAAAATTCAGTATCTGTTTGATAATAAGAATGATTCTGTGCATTGCACGTCCTCAGACTGACTTACAATGGACTCCCAGGCCAATATCAACTATCAGCAAAACAGCAGCGAGTAGTGCCAGGCTCACTGCAGCCAGTCTGTGACATCTCCCAGGACTCATAGTGAACATGGACACTATACAGAGAAGAAGAATTTTCAGCTTAATGACAATGACAAATCTTTCGTGACCAACACTTGCTTGAAGTACATGTTATAAAGGCAACTTAATGTATCTTTTTACTACTTGCTGAACTTAAATCATGTGTAGTGACAGGCCCAAAAGAAGCAGTCCAAAACAGTGAGTCTTTAATATTAATACAAagcccaatttaaaaaaaaagtgttaaaagtgcagaaatgataaataagaACACGAGAGCCAAGCAGCGCTGCACACAGGAAACAGACATGTTTCCAAATATgaaatatactgcaacaacaaagaaacggagaatcagaacaaaacagaactCAATGAGGATGGGAAACAGGTGAGGCATGAGATGCAGGTGAAACTAATTAACAGTCTAGGAATGAAGGGAGGGAAGCAAAACGAAcctaaaatacaaaacaagaaaGAATGACCAGAACAAGGAAACAAGGGCACATAAACACAGGACGAGACAAGGGGGAAGTAAGAGAGAAAGTAATAAaggaacaaaacacaaatactCCAAAATAGGAAAGTGAATTTAAATAAAGATCAAACATCAGACTAGAATAAACCACTCAAACTCTACAAATACTATACTATCAAGAACTGCTTGGTGCCTGAAAGTTTTGAATACTTAATTGTGAGAATTAAGTATTCAACTTATTTCAACTTATTTTAGCAGTGGTATGTTCAAACTTGGTCAAAATAACCAACAGACACCCGAATCAGACTACGGAAGCCCATTAAACacaaatttaatttattatacCTTGGTGCCTGTTagactgatgatgatgaggatgctCTTCATCGTAGAAGTCTTCTTCACAAATGAATTCCTTAAATCCACCATTAAAATTACCACCCGTGggttctctcctctcctccattCTCACTGTTCAGTCAACATCGGTCATATGTGCATTTGAATAACAACTGGCCTGAGATAACGCAACCTGAACTTGCTGATTTCATCAAAAATTATTGAACACAATCAATTCCAGTAAAATGTGGAatgtgtggggggaaaaaaggagaagTGAAATAGTTGTTATTCATTTTGCTGCAGCATTCACTTTTCAAACACAGAGGATTTGAATGTGCTGACTCTTATAGCCGAATTAACCGTCTTAGATGCTGGACAGTAATAATGTTTTCTGCACTGTCCATGAGTAACCCCCCACCcgcaacatacacacacacattaatttTTTAACAAGAATGCCAGGTTCTGAAATTATTTAAACACAACCTGAGACAAAGGACAACACAACATACACAgaggttcccaaagtgtggggcccaccccgtgtgtgtgtgtgtgtgtgtgtgtgtgtgtgtgtgtgtgtgtgtgtgtgtgtgtgtgtgtgtgtgtgtgtaggggagGCTGAGGCAACTCTTGGTTATCCCTGTGTTTGGAGCAGgcgctgggctctccaaatcacagAACAAACACTTCCtttaatgactaactactccggAGATGTTAGTtctaaagttacagtgggatccaaataatatcaggctgatcctgccacaattttttccctctgttcaaatcacggacaaatagtatcccacagttgtttgtgtttttgaacccattttgcacaaaaaaaaaaaaaacaaaaacaaaaaaaaaaactgagtttttaaaaatctcaatcGAAACAAAAAGGAGCACAAGAGTCCaaacacacaggaaaacagatcaaaaacaaaaccaaatcagAACCCAACAAGAGTCCAtgaaaagttcagggggccgaccgtgcacatgGCAATggcggcgacgggcaaacagttctggaggtcgaccgtgcacacggcaacagCGGCGGAGGCAAAACCAATCAGGCGGCCGACCACTTGGAAGGTAGTGGCAGCCACTGAGCAGGTCCGGAGGTCGGCCGCGATGCCAGCGGCGGCGCCGAAATCTTTCCGGAGGCCGTCCCCGAAGGCCATGATGCCAACTTAGAGGCCCGGAAAACAGCCAGCAGAGGCGAGGCGGAACGGGTCGAGCTGGCTCTGGCGGTGGTGTAGCAACCGCAGGACCAGAcaaggccggaccaggcgaggccggaccaggcgtggatgaagacacggaggccggaccaggcgtggatgaagggacggctgcggaacctgacggcagcgggacggctgcggaacctgacggcaTCATCACCTGCAGCATCATCACCTGCAGCCAAGTGGTCGGCTGCAGGTGATGATGCTGCAGGCGGTGATGTGAAAGTCGCGGGGGATGATTCAGCAGGTGACGGCTGAACCGATTTCCCCGGACCATCAGCAGATGTGAGgatgtgctggctgggtcctccgGGACCCTCAGTTAACGAGGAGTGatgctggacgggcccctcggaccctccagcagacgaggcatgaggctggacgggcgacTCAGGCCCTCCAGCTGGTGAgaaaggaggctggacgggcgactcggaccctccagcagacgtggcatgaggctgggcGGGCCCCTCGATCAGCTGACCGGGCTGAAGGTGGTTGTTGGGTAGCTGACcgagctgaaggtggctgctgggcagctaactgaactgaaggCCGGGAAACACactgttcatttttaaacatgGGCACAGGAGTAGGCACAACAACTTCTGAATTAACTACTCCTGAGTTACCTGGCTGGGGCTTATGAATATCTGGGATGACACACATGTTGTTTGCGCTCACAGATGTGTTGAGTTGAGGACGAACAGCGGTCTCTACATGCTTGACAGGTTTTGAAGCATGACAATCATCCAGAACATTCCTAGCCGGCTGTTCAGACAAAATCCCAGACTCCTGCTGGGACTGAATGCTGGCGGCGCATCCGCCACTTGCCAGTTGAAATGGGATCAGGGCTGGCAAAAGGTGACATGGAGAAACACTGCTGCGGAGTGGAAATGAAAACTGCACCAGTCTGTACTACAGGAGAAAAGGGAAGTGTGGTTGGGTGGTGATGGCTAGGGTTGCATTTCTTCTTTAAGGATGGATCAAACGATTTGGCGACAAATCTTGGCAAAAACTGCCGCTGACGTCGAGAACACCACGTGGTGAGGGCCTCCAGGAAGGTAGCTGAATCGTCCATTCCTGGACCGCTCATGCCAAACAGTTCGAAGGCTAGCCTCGCTCTTAGAGCTGTTATTATTTGCTTAAGTCCATTTATGTTCAGAAAACTGACGGTGGAGGCAGTGGACGACAAAAAATTATCAAAAAACACTACCTCCAGCTGCCTCTTGTAGGGGCTCACAGCGTGGATTATCCTCCAACAGTAATCCCATAGGTGCGCGAGATTCTCTCCCTCAGAGGTGAAAAGTGAGTCCGCTGGATCCATACTGGTCGCGTCgttctgtcagggctctgtgtgcggacAGGCAGAAAtgtggatccaaatgcaggactccgagacgaaatgtaactaaaaccacagctttttattgctggcatgaaacaaaaacagaaaccaagCAGGCACACACAGGCAGGGTCTGAGGGTACAACGCAACAccgagcatgggaaaacacagggcttaaatacacagggtagtaatgagggaatgggcaacagaagggagacacagctgggagagatcagggctaacgagacgggggagctaagctgcacacactaacataagacaaagactttcacaataagacaggaaacaagaatTACTAAACCAGATGCAGAcatgacactgagagacagactagacactgaacagaaactgcaacacacatgagaacccaaaacctaagaactgatccctcaccaagaataacagaaacagatccataatgacaataataaacaaagcaccagaacatcagaaaacaatccataatgcaaaaataaaccaaaacataataaactcaaaataccgggtccaacggacccagaaccgtgacagaaacagctgcgttctcaaaaatacccgtgtaggtgtagCGTAAAGGGggggttcaaggttctttatttgtcacatgcatagttatacaagtataacacacagtgaaatgtaacctgacacgctcctcgacatgtgcaaaaattgggggggggggcgtaagaggaagaacatatatatatatatatatatatataaaatgctcagtgaatacctcaggcagcaaaaacccaagaaagaggagggagacgaggaaccatcatggaaggacaggcccctgcacggtatgtaccaccggcagatagaggaggtggctgatatccagaaatcctaccagtggctggacaaagctggactgaaagacagcacagaggcactaatcatggcagcacaagaacaagctctgagcacaagatccatagaggctggggtctatcacaccaggcaagaccccaggtgcaggctgtgtaaagatgctccagagacaatccagcacataacagcagggtgcaagatgctagcaggcaaggcatacatggaacgccataaccaagtggccggcatagtgtacaggaacatctgtgctgagtacaacctggaagtcccgaggtcaaaatgggagatgcccccaagagtggtgga
It encodes the following:
- the LOC101466187 gene encoding uncharacterized protein LOC101466187, producing the protein MEERREPTGGNFNGGFKEFICEEDFYDEEHPHHHQSNRHQVSMFTMSPGRCHRLAAVSLALLAAVLLIVDIGLGVHYNKLTDSHLTLDDTERISKELINLQDTYKTAVETMKDASKQLDSEMSRQTQTNWELEHQTKRSNDYKSQMEKITKEIETSRSRLSMHSDGCKRCPVGWILMNSVCYYFSLKSNEMKTWKESRDFCQLQGGDLIIIDSQDKENSTVNFLINHQDASQLSTDFWIGLSDSKEEGTWKWLDGRFLVQGYWNDGEPNNLNDEDCAAVYPRVNFFKAWNDVRCGVRRKWICEKAPESMS